From a single Nicotiana tomentosiformis chromosome 2, ASM39032v3, whole genome shotgun sequence genomic region:
- the LOC138904474 gene encoding uncharacterized protein codes for MKDSVFEDFLLSNPKNVRVLTKLMKIQIKNRKIVEAISTIDKLIELDPDNTRWLLLKSLLRVYSGAKFRSNEILKKDPLLEKTYYVLLMVASQEDSIEELKKIKKKIEEGIINASLRKNVEDFDELILVWYLICWGLITLDFDLLVSAFLLLVRVGHKN; via the coding sequence ATGAAGGATTCAGTTTTTGAAGATTTCTTGTTATCTAACCCGAAAAATGTCCGTGTTCTGACGAAATTGATGAAAATTCAGATAAAGAATAGAAAAATAGTTGAAGCTATTAGCACTATTGACAAATTGATAGAGCTCGATCCAGATAATACCAGATGGTTATTGTTGAAATCTCTTTTGCGTGTTTACAGTGGGGCCAAATTCAGGTCTAATGAAATCTTAAAAAAAGATCCTTTACTTGAAAAGACTTATTATGTGCTGCTGATGGTAGCGTCGCAAGAAGATTCAAttgaggagttgaagaaaataaagaaaaagatcgAGGAAGGGATAATAAATGCTTCGTTGAGGAAGAATGTGGAGGATTTTGATGAATTGATACTTGTTTGGTACTTAATATGTTGGGGTCTGATTACTTTGGATTTTGACCTACTTGTTTCGGCGTTCTTGTTACTTGTTAGGGTTGggcataaaaattga